The following are encoded in a window of Sulfurimonas hongkongensis genomic DNA:
- a CDS encoding J domain-containing protein yields the protein MKKIFGFALIAFGVFLEIMWLGICFGSIIIGVLLLIFAPRILFFPFNFFLVLGLLTINGKNYRYYSNYKYQKQDYAHDNYRNRQSSFSNGDRYYETLESSKDDSLETIKKNYRRLIKEYHYDSIASKGLPEDMLKFAEVKTQELNEAYAAVKKLKS from the coding sequence ATGAAAAAGATTTTTGGGTTTGCTCTTATTGCTTTTGGTGTATTTTTAGAGATTATGTGGTTGGGTATATGTTTTGGAAGTATTATTATTGGGGTGTTGCTTCTAATATTTGCACCACGGATACTCTTTTTTCCTTTTAACTTTTTCTTAGTTCTTGGATTGCTTACTATTAATGGAAAAAATTACAGATACTACAGTAACTACAAGTATCAAAAACAAGATTATGCCCACGATAACTATAGAAATAGACAATCATCATTTAGCAATGGTGATAGATACTATGAAACACTGGAGTCTTCTAAAGACGACTCTCTTGAAACTATAAAAAAGAACTATAGAAGGCTCATTAAAGAGTATCACTATGACTCTATCGCTAGTAAGGGGTTGCCCGAAGATATGTTGAAGTTTGCAGAGGTTAAGACTCAAGAGTTAAATGAAGCATATGCCGCTGTTAAAAAGCTAAAGAGTTAG
- the tpx gene encoding thiol peroxidase — protein MQTTMFKGTTVKLVGDELNVGDKAPVATATGVDLNDVEVGGAKDRIQLIITVPSLDTATCAAETRKFNEDVNNLDICETTVISMDLPFAADRFCSTEGIENLSVASDYINKDVSRAYGVLMDDGKLKGLSARAVFVVDRSGTIVYKEIVPEVTAEPNYEAALDAIKGAR, from the coding sequence ATGCAAACTACAATGTTTAAAGGTACTACTGTAAAACTAGTTGGCGATGAGCTAAATGTTGGAGATAAAGCCCCAGTTGCTACTGCCACGGGTGTTGATTTGAACGATGTAGAAGTAGGCGGTGCAAAAGACAGGATTCAACTCATCATTACAGTTCCTTCGCTTGACACTGCTACTTGTGCGGCTGAGACAAGAAAGTTTAACGAGGATGTAAACAACCTTGATATCTGTGAGACAACTGTAATCTCTATGGATCTACCTTTTGCAGCAGATAGATTTTGCTCAACTGAGGGCATAGAAAACCTAAGCGTAGCATCTGACTACATCAACAAAGATGTGAGCCGTGCGTATGGCGTTTTGATGGATGATGGCAAACTAAAAGGACTTAGTGCAAGGGCTGTTTTTGTAGTAGATAGAAGCGGAACTATAGTCTATAAAGAGATAGTGCCAGAAGTAACAGCTGAGCCAAACTACGAAGCGGCACTTGATGCTATAAAGGGAGCAAGATAG
- a CDS encoding membrane protein, whose amino-acid sequence MEAIYPYAHIIHLILAIIFLGYVFTDLAVISALKSKFSKEDEQKINQELGKRSFKIFPLTLLFLILTGGIMMSKYINSNAGVFETDLQKILMFKIALALIIALGVLSNIYKKFTKKKKSTFMEFHFHKLVIVLGFLIVISSQWMFLA is encoded by the coding sequence ATGGAAGCCATTTATCCATACGCACACATCATACATCTCATACTTGCTATTATATTTTTAGGTTATGTATTTACCGACTTAGCAGTCATCTCAGCACTTAAATCTAAGTTTTCAAAAGAAGATGAACAAAAAATCAACCAAGAACTAGGTAAAAGAAGTTTTAAAATTTTTCCCTTAACACTTCTGTTTTTAATCCTTACAGGTGGCATTATGATGTCAAAGTATATAAACTCTAATGCAGGTGTTTTTGAGACAGATTTACAAAAAATCTTGATGTTTAAAATAGCTCTAGCACTTATTATTGCCCTTGGAGTTTTATCAAATATATACAAAAAATTCACAAAAAAGAAAAAGAGTACGTTTATGGAGTTTCACTTCCATAAGCTCGTCATTGTCTTAGGATTTCTTATAGTAATCTCTTCACAGTGGATGTTTTTAGCTTAA